One window of the Nitrospinaceae bacterium genome contains the following:
- a CDS encoding reductive dehalogenase, whose protein sequence is MVVNYEVGPEYRRFNQKNNAIMRSNWDPLLNDYGERSQQAINKHIEKDDRGFGLDDFAFYTASRAVVSAFGTSVNGPNSGLTSWEPLSSSDARAVPDELKNGDRASPTELQSKVRRVARHLGADLVGFTPLDERWVYTNHFLPGKGADGKGENPPVELPEGCDQVVVLGFEMDHDMMATAPTAIMMTETGRNYSRMAAHTASLAQFIRAMGYTAVPSLNDTALNVPLAIDAGLAQPSRLGPAITPEFGPRVRFCKVITNMPLGAVKNHREFGVVAFCEVCEKCADACPVGSLPKGPRTTTGNNISNNPGVLKWYGNYESCRRYWGHVGTNCGICIRVCPFNHGKGFHHDIAKWMIRLRWKWVNRLLVKMHGWFGYGEQKDPAFFWNGSGG, encoded by the coding sequence ATGGTGGTTAACTATGAGGTCGGGCCGGAGTACCGGCGTTTTAATCAAAAGAACAATGCCATTATGCGCTCAAACTGGGACCCTCTGCTCAACGATTACGGCGAGCGGAGCCAACAGGCGATCAACAAGCACATTGAAAAAGACGACCGGGGCTTCGGGCTGGATGACTTTGCCTTCTACACCGCGTCGAGAGCCGTTGTTTCCGCGTTCGGGACCTCCGTCAACGGACCCAACTCGGGGCTCACCTCCTGGGAGCCGCTTTCGTCCTCGGACGCTCGTGCGGTGCCCGATGAGCTGAAAAACGGTGATAGGGCGAGCCCTACCGAGCTCCAGAGCAAGGTGCGCCGCGTCGCCCGCCACCTGGGGGCGGATCTGGTGGGCTTCACCCCGCTGGACGAGCGGTGGGTTTACACGAACCACTTCCTGCCCGGCAAGGGGGCGGACGGAAAAGGGGAGAACCCGCCCGTCGAGCTTCCCGAGGGTTGCGACCAGGTGGTTGTTCTAGGCTTTGAGATGGACCACGACATGATGGCCACGGCGCCCACGGCCATTATGATGACTGAAACCGGCCGCAACTACTCGAGGATGGCCGCCCACACGGCCTCGCTGGCACAGTTTATTCGCGCGATGGGCTACACGGCCGTTCCCTCGCTGAACGACACGGCGCTCAACGTGCCGCTTGCCATCGACGCGGGACTCGCCCAGCCCAGCCGCCTTGGGCCTGCGATCACGCCAGAGTTTGGCCCGCGCGTTCGCTTTTGCAAGGTGATCACCAACATGCCGCTGGGCGCGGTGAAAAACCATCGCGAGTTCGGGGTCGTTGCCTTTTGCGAGGTTTGTGAAAAATGCGCCGATGCCTGCCCGGTGGGCTCGCTTCCCAAGGGGCCGCGCACCACCACGGGCAACAACATCTCGAATAATCCGGGTGTATTGAAGTGGTATGGAAACTACGAGTCTTGCCGCCGCTACTGGGGCCACGTGGGGACCAACTGCGGCATCTGCATCCGCGTGTGCCCCTTCAACCACGGCAAGGGCTTTCACCACGATATCGCCAAGTGGATGATTCGCCTGCGCTGGAAGTGGGTGAATCGCCTGCTCGTGAAGATGCACGGCTGGTTCGGCTACGGCGAGCAAAAAGACCCCGCCTTTTTCTGGAACGGCTCGGGAGGCTAA
- a CDS encoding type II toxin-antitoxin system HipA family toxin, whose amino-acid sequence MTDIAIMEVLLHGESIGTLTNLPGDQILFAFNQEYIGNPDRPTLSLSFKDSIGGLITAVKPTRTRLAPFFSNLLPEGAMRDYLAGRARVDSEREFFLLWALGGDLPGALKVHSTDENTWPPEAPSDVSDEEREIGEDAILRFSLAGVQLKFSAIKENTGGLTIPVNGMGGSWIVKLPSTKFNGVPENEFAMMELARRVGMDVPETTLMPLNQIAGLPKEVDSLGGDGLAIKRFDRADEGTPVHIEDFAQIFGVYPEKKYARASYRNIAEVIWAETGEPGIAEFIRRIVFNALIGNGDMHLKNWSLIYPDRRKPALAPAYDFVSTIPYMKEEKLALTFVDSKEFESLDLDQFDRFAGKAGLPRNLVLKTAQETVELFAEKWNSADDLPIKEEIQIAINTHLERIPLWKNKAHFD is encoded by the coding sequence ATGACTGATATCGCTATTATGGAAGTTCTACTGCACGGGGAATCCATCGGCACGCTTACGAATTTGCCCGGCGATCAGATCCTATTCGCCTTTAACCAGGAATATATCGGCAACCCTGATCGGCCCACGCTAAGCCTCTCTTTTAAAGATTCAATTGGCGGATTGATCACTGCCGTTAAACCGACACGAACCCGTTTAGCACCTTTTTTCTCTAACTTGTTGCCGGAAGGGGCGATGCGCGACTACCTGGCTGGCCGCGCCCGGGTGGATTCCGAGCGAGAGTTTTTTCTTTTGTGGGCGCTTGGCGGTGACTTGCCGGGCGCGCTGAAAGTTCATTCCACGGATGAAAATACGTGGCCACCCGAAGCGCCATCCGATGTTTCCGATGAAGAGCGCGAAATCGGCGAAGATGCCATCCTTCGATTTTCGCTAGCGGGCGTTCAGCTTAAATTTTCCGCCATAAAAGAAAACACAGGCGGCCTCACCATTCCGGTAAATGGCATGGGCGGCTCCTGGATCGTCAAGCTGCCATCGACGAAATTTAACGGTGTGCCGGAAAATGAATTCGCCATGATGGAGTTGGCCCGGCGCGTTGGCATGGATGTGCCGGAAACAACGCTCATGCCGCTCAATCAAATCGCAGGACTTCCCAAGGAAGTGGATTCCCTCGGCGGGGATGGGCTGGCAATCAAGCGTTTTGATCGGGCCGATGAAGGCACACCGGTACACATTGAAGATTTTGCGCAAATATTTGGGGTCTATCCCGAGAAAAAATATGCCCGCGCCAGCTACCGGAATATCGCGGAAGTCATATGGGCGGAAACAGGCGAGCCGGGCATCGCCGAATTCATTCGGCGTATTGTCTTTAATGCGCTAATCGGCAACGGCGATATGCACCTAAAAAACTGGTCGCTGATTTATCCTGATCGGCGCAAACCGGCGCTCGCCCCCGCTTACGATTTTGTTTCCACCATCCCCTATATGAAAGAGGAAAAACTGGCGCTTACGTTTGTCGATTCAAAAGAATTCGAATCTTTGGATTTGGACCAATTTGACCGCTTTGCCGGAAAGGCGGGACTTCCCCGGAATCTTGTTTTGAAAACCGCACAGGAAACGGTGGAATTATTCGCGGAAAAGTGGAATTCAGCGGATGATCTTCCCATAAAAGAGGAGATTCAAATCGCGATCAACACGCATTTAGAGAGAATACCCCTTTGGAAAAACAAAGCTCATTTCGATTGA
- a CDS encoding adenylate/guanylate cyclase domain-containing protein → MSAPQNEKAQPERAQSVENQAAHWSRRVRLWTGLLLFTFLSTHLLNHALGLISLGAMEAGRLWFLGFWRSPLGTIALYGSMMTHAALAFYSLYGRRSLRMPAWEAAQIILGLTIPLFLIAHVVGTRFAFEWFGAADSYTRAIHLYWVAVPAIGVKQAIVLVVAWTHGCIGLHYWLRLKSWYPKFFPLLFAMALLLGVVALLGFTQAGREVTRLAQAPGWVRGMLRAANAPNRAGLIAIVWWRDAIWYGYLALLALTLAARGVRCALENRGRKICITYPGGRAVVAPEGSSVLDVSRTAGVPHASVCGGRGRCSTCRVRIISGLADLPPAAPEEQRVLDRIAAPPNVRLACQLRPGGDVSVLPVLSSKAQASAGAPQPEYAAGQEQEIAVLFADLRGFTRLSEKKLPYDVVFFLNRYFEVMGDAIDSAGGVINQFTGDGVMALFGVQEGPEEGCRRALRAATAMIEGLKEMSENLAEELDEPLRMGVGIHTGPTVVGRMGRGVALYLTAVGDTVHVASRFQDLTKEYACQLIISAQVAERAGLDVSAFPQHELAVRNRTEPIVIRTIEDAGVVLGI, encoded by the coding sequence ATGAGCGCGCCACAAAATGAAAAAGCCCAGCCCGAGCGCGCACAGAGCGTGGAGAATCAGGCCGCCCACTGGAGCCGCCGCGTCCGCCTTTGGACGGGGCTTCTCCTTTTTACGTTTCTTAGCACCCACCTTTTAAACCACGCGTTGGGGCTCATTTCCCTTGGGGCGATGGAGGCCGGGCGTCTTTGGTTTTTAGGGTTTTGGCGAAGCCCGCTCGGGACAATCGCGCTCTACGGCTCGATGATGACGCACGCCGCCCTGGCCTTTTATTCCCTCTACGGGCGGCGGAGCCTTCGCATGCCCGCCTGGGAGGCCGCCCAGATTATTCTCGGGCTGACGATACCGCTGTTTCTCATCGCCCATGTCGTCGGAACAAGATTTGCCTTCGAGTGGTTTGGCGCGGCGGATTCCTACACCCGGGCGATTCACCTCTACTGGGTGGCGGTTCCGGCCATCGGCGTGAAGCAGGCGATAGTGCTCGTGGTGGCCTGGACGCACGGCTGCATCGGGCTCCACTACTGGCTCCGGCTCAAATCCTGGTATCCCAAATTCTTCCCGCTGCTCTTTGCCATGGCCCTCCTGTTGGGGGTGGTCGCGCTACTGGGCTTCACCCAGGCTGGCCGCGAGGTCACCCGACTCGCCCAGGCGCCCGGCTGGGTGCGGGGGATGCTGCGCGCGGCAAACGCCCCTAATCGCGCGGGCCTCATCGCCATCGTGTGGTGGCGGGACGCAATCTGGTACGGCTACCTTGCCCTGCTGGCGCTCACCCTGGCGGCGCGCGGTGTCCGGTGCGCGCTCGAAAACAGGGGCCGCAAAATATGCATCACCTACCCGGGCGGCCGGGCGGTCGTGGCGCCTGAGGGAAGCTCCGTCCTCGATGTGAGCCGTACGGCGGGCGTCCCGCACGCCTCGGTGTGCGGGGGGCGCGGGCGGTGCTCGACCTGCCGTGTCCGCATCATCAGCGGGCTGGCGGATCTGCCGCCAGCGGCCCCCGAGGAGCAGCGCGTGCTCGATCGCATTGCCGCGCCGCCCAATGTCCGGCTGGCCTGCCAGCTTCGGCCGGGCGGTGACGTATCCGTGCTGCCCGTTCTTTCCTCTAAGGCGCAGGCCAGCGCGGGCGCCCCCCAGCCCGAATACGCTGCCGGCCAGGAGCAGGAGATCGCCGTCCTGTTCGCCGACCTTCGCGGCTTCACGCGCCTTTCGGAAAAAAAGCTGCCCTACGATGTCGTGTTTTTCCTGAACCGCTATTTTGAAGTCATGGGCGATGCCATCGACAGCGCAGGCGGCGTCATTAACCAGTTCACGGGCGATGGGGTGATGGCGCTGTTCGGCGTCCAAGAGGGCCCCGAGGAGGGCTGCCGCCGGGCGCTCCGCGCGGCGACCGCGATGATCGAGGGATTAAAGGAGATGAGCGAGAACCTCGCCGAGGAGCTCGACGAGCCGCTCCGGATGGGGGTGGGCATCCACACCGGCCCCACCGTCGTGGGCCGCATGGGCCGAGGGGTGGCGCTTTATCTCACCGCGGTGGGGGACACGGTCCACGTCGCCAGCCGCTTCCAGGATTTGACCAAGGAATATGCCTGCCAGCTCATCATCTCGGCCCAGGTGGCCGAGCGCGCCGGCCTCGATGTCTCCGCCTTTCCACAGCACGAACTTGCCGTCCGCAACCGCACCGAGCCCATCGTCATCCGCACGATTGAAGATGCCGGGGTGGTTTTGGGGATTTAG
- a CDS encoding NAD(P)H-dependent oxidoreductase produces the protein MVTGPKILAFAGSARKDSFNKKLVRIAAQGAKGAGALVTELDFGDLSLPLFDQDLEAEGGLPSGVIRLKELMRENDGFLIASPEYNSSISPMLKNAIDWASRSSGPDDSPMSAFKGKAAALMSTSPGGLGGLRGLVTVRSILINIGVLVLPDQVTVRSAHDAFADDGSLKDADRHESIERLGSELAALLAKLKS, from the coding sequence ATGGTCACTGGTCCCAAAATCCTCGCCTTTGCCGGAAGCGCCCGGAAGGATTCCTTTAATAAAAAACTGGTTCGGATCGCCGCCCAGGGGGCAAAGGGCGCAGGCGCCCTCGTCACGGAACTCGATTTCGGCGACCTTTCCCTCCCGCTATTCGATCAAGATCTCGAAGCCGAGGGGGGGCTTCCCTCAGGTGTTATCCGGCTCAAGGAGCTGATGCGCGAGAACGATGGCTTTCTAATCGCATCGCCCGAATACAACAGCTCCATTTCCCCCATGCTCAAGAACGCCATCGACTGGGCCTCGCGATCCAGCGGTCCGGACGATTCGCCGATGAGTGCGTTCAAAGGCAAGGCGGCGGCGCTCATGAGCACATCCCCGGGCGGCCTCGGCGGCCTGCGCGGTCTGGTCACCGTTCGCTCCATCCTCATCAACATCGGTGTCTTGGTTTTGCCGGACCAGGTGACCGTCCGCAGTGCCCATGACGCTTTTGCGGATGACGGCTCTCTCAAGGATGCCGATAGACACGAGTCAATTGAGCGGCTTGGTAGCGAGTTGGCCGCGCTGCTGGCGAAACTAAAATCATAA
- a CDS encoding DUF192 domain-containing protein: protein MRRVLIGLLSAVVLPGSLAVVALWAAPLHAGSLFKKGTVTITQGGRSAQIAAEIAATPEARAQGLMHRAKFPESAGMLFVYKSSARREFWMKNTLVPLSIAFMSQDFKILEILHMVPPKGTDNPPSYYSKDPARYALEVNRGWFKRNGFGVGARVRLE from the coding sequence ATGCGCCGGGTTTTGATCGGTCTTCTGTCTGCAGTTGTTCTCCCCGGGTCGCTTGCGGTGGTAGCGCTCTGGGCTGCGCCATTGCACGCAGGTTCCTTATTTAAAAAGGGGACAGTAACCATTACCCAGGGGGGGCGAAGCGCTCAGATCGCCGCCGAGATTGCAGCGACCCCTGAGGCTCGCGCGCAGGGGCTCATGCACAGGGCGAAATTTCCCGAGAGCGCCGGGATGCTTTTCGTCTACAAGAGCAGCGCCCGCCGCGAATTCTGGATGAAGAACACGCTTGTTCCCCTTTCCATCGCTTTTATGTCCCAAGATTTCAAGATCCTTGAAATTCTTCACATGGTGCCTCCCAAGGGTACTGACAACCCGCCCAGCTACTACTCGAAAGATCCTGCGCGCTATGCGCTGGAGGTTAACCGGGGCTGGTTCAAGCGAAACGGCTTTGGCGTAGGGGCCAGGGTAAGGCTGGAGTAG
- a CDS encoding helix-turn-helix transcriptional regulator, with translation MKTRHSLEQIVKILKTARLKKRLSQRELGEMAGMPQSHISTIENGAVDLKTSSLIELARVLDLEFMLVPRTLVPTVQGLQRGIENSAALQGRDNSVTKFFKNLRDSTRLLEKRFPEVNEIKKLEPSIGNLERLLFASRQLEEIAQGTRTPPLLMEKFLKEFTDIIKQTTQVSQMPSSQINRIINLTRAIQDMRNALAHNLDEDVQPSIPAYRLGR, from the coding sequence ATGAAAACAAGACATTCACTTGAGCAAATCGTAAAAATTTTAAAAACTGCGCGGCTGAAAAAGAGGCTGAGTCAGAGGGAGTTAGGCGAAATGGCGGGCATGCCGCAAAGCCATATTTCCACAATAGAGAATGGGGCTGTGGACCTGAAGACCTCCAGCCTCATCGAGCTAGCAAGGGTTCTGGATCTGGAGTTCATGCTGGTGCCGCGCACACTCGTGCCCACTGTCCAGGGGCTTCAGCGCGGCATAGAAAATTCGGCGGCACTCCAGGGACGAGACAATTCAGTCACAAAATTTTTTAAAAATCTACGCGACTCAACTCGATTGCTCGAAAAACGCTTTCCGGAAGTTAACGAAATCAAAAAGCTTGAGCCGAGCATCGGAAATTTAGAGCGATTACTATTTGCCAGTCGTCAACTTGAAGAAATTGCACAAGGAACCAGGACCCCCCCATTACTCATGGAAAAATTCTTGAAGGAATTTACGGACATAATCAAACAGACTACTCAGGTAAGTCAGATGCCTTCTTCTCAAATTAATCGGATCATAAATCTGACACGAGCGATTCAAGATATGCGCAACGCATTAGCACACAATTTAGATGAAGATGTGCAGCCTTCAATTCCAGCATATCGACTTGGAAGATAG
- the thiC gene encoding phosphomethylpyrimidine synthase ThiC: MGTNGKTNGKANGNGAVHLPQAGETNGSESVHFPKSRKVYVDGPQGVRVPMREIALSGGESPLRVYDTSGPQGHDIKNGLPALRSEWIKARGQYDETDPSYKPIPGHSEPGLDMPEPRKVLKGRGNVTQMHYARKGEITTEMEFVAVREGLKPEFVRDEIARGRTIIPANINHPESEPMTIGRGFLVKINANIGNSAISSTIEEEVEKMTWSTLWGADTVMDLSTGMNIHETREWIIRNSSVPIGTVPIYQALEKVDGVAEDLTWEVYRDTLIEQAEQGVDYFTVHAGVLLRYVPMTAKRLTGIVSRGGSIMAKWCLAHHTESFLYTKFDEICEIMKAYDVSFSLGDGLRPGALADANDEAQFAELETLGELTTKAWEHDVQVMIEGPGHVPMHKIKENMDKQLEICHEAPFYTLGPLTTDIAPGYDHITSGIGAAMIGWYGTAMLCYVTPKEHLGLPNKDDVKEGVITYKIAAHAADLAKGHPGAQEWDDAISKARFDFRWEDQFNLALDPETALAYHDETLPADGAKVAHFCSMCGPKFCSMKITQDVRDYAAKLEMADGDALKVGMDEKSAEFKKGGAEIYVKDEA; encoded by the coding sequence ATGGGAACCAATGGTAAGACCAATGGAAAAGCCAATGGCAATGGCGCAGTTCATCTGCCCCAGGCTGGCGAGACAAACGGCAGCGAGAGCGTGCACTTTCCCAAGTCACGCAAGGTGTATGTGGACGGCCCGCAAGGGGTGCGGGTGCCGATGCGCGAAATTGCCCTTTCGGGCGGAGAATCCCCTCTTCGCGTATACGACACCTCGGGGCCCCAGGGGCACGACATTAAAAATGGCCTGCCCGCCCTCCGCTCCGAGTGGATAAAAGCGCGGGGGCAATATGATGAAACGGACCCGTCTTATAAGCCGATTCCCGGCCACTCGGAGCCGGGCCTTGATATGCCCGAGCCAAGAAAGGTCTTAAAGGGTCGCGGCAACGTGACGCAGATGCACTATGCGCGCAAAGGCGAGATTACCACCGAGATGGAGTTCGTGGCGGTTCGCGAGGGGTTAAAGCCAGAGTTTGTGCGCGATGAGATTGCCCGCGGGCGCACCATCATCCCGGCGAACATCAACCACCCCGAGAGCGAGCCCATGACCATCGGGCGCGGCTTTTTGGTCAAGATCAACGCCAACATCGGCAACTCGGCCATTTCCTCAACGATTGAAGAGGAGGTCGAGAAGATGACCTGGTCGACGCTCTGGGGCGCCGACACGGTGATGGATCTTTCAACCGGCATGAACATTCACGAGACGCGCGAGTGGATTATCCGCAACTCCTCGGTGCCCATCGGCACGGTGCCCATCTATCAGGCGCTTGAAAAAGTGGACGGGGTGGCCGAGGACCTCACCTGGGAGGTCTACCGCGACACGCTTATCGAGCAGGCCGAGCAGGGCGTTGACTACTTCACGGTGCACGCGGGCGTTCTCCTTCGCTATGTGCCCATGACGGCAAAGCGTCTGACGGGCATTGTCTCGCGCGGCGGCTCGATCATGGCCAAGTGGTGCCTTGCGCACCACACCGAGAGTTTTCTCTACACGAAATTCGATGAGATTTGCGAGATCATGAAGGCCTACGACGTGTCGTTCTCGCTGGGCGACGGGCTGCGCCCCGGCGCGCTGGCCGATGCGAATGATGAGGCGCAGTTCGCAGAGCTTGAAACGCTGGGCGAGTTGACGACCAAGGCCTGGGAGCACGACGTGCAGGTGATGATCGAGGGGCCCGGCCACGTGCCCATGCACAAGATCAAAGAGAACATGGATAAACAATTAGAGATTTGCCACGAGGCGCCCTTCTACACCTTGGGCCCCCTGACAACCGACATCGCGCCCGGCTACGACCACATCACAAGCGGCATCGGCGCCGCCATGATCGGCTGGTACGGCACGGCCATGCTCTGCTACGTAACACCCAAAGAGCATTTGGGCCTTCCCAACAAGGACGATGTCAAAGAGGGCGTCATCACCTACAAGATTGCGGCGCACGCGGCAGATCTGGCCAAGGGCCACCCCGGGGCGCAAGAGTGGGACGATGCCATCTCAAAGGCGCGCTTTGATTTCCGGTGGGAGGATCAGTTCAACCTCGCGCTAGACCCCGAAACCGCGCTGGCCTACCACGACGAGACCCTTCCCGCCGACGGCGCGAAGGTCGCCCACTTCTGCTCGATGTGCGGCCCCAAGTTCTGCTCGATGAAAATCACGCAGGACGTTCGCGACTACGCCGCCAAGCTCGAAATGGCTGATGGTGATGCGCTCAAGGTGGGCATGGACGAGAAATCCGCCGAATTTAAAAAGGGCGGCGCTGAAATTTACGTAAAAGATGAGGCGTAA
- a CDS encoding ankyrin repeat domain-containing protein: MRLTKWLFYLALFLLLGGEATALPAGALGPAKKGPASLPPVLFAQTPPSPNAYSAYRGLHAAVAKGDIAAIKRLAVGGADLNSKDPHGRTPLMVAAYRRNKKAARILIKAGADLHALDSEQYDLLTIASVLNDIEMVRLALASGANAKLITSPYQGTALIAAAHLGHVEVVQALIDAKAPLDHINNLGWTALIEAIVLGDGGPRHEAIVRALLKAGARPDLPDSAGTTPLQLAEQRGYSNMFRILQSAGGRR, encoded by the coding sequence ATGCGCTTAACAAAATGGTTGTTTTATCTTGCCTTGTTTTTATTGCTAGGAGGCGAGGCAACAGCTTTACCTGCCGGGGCATTAGGCCCCGCAAAAAAAGGGCCAGCCTCCTTGCCCCCCGTTTTATTCGCGCAAACCCCGCCGAGCCCGAATGCGTATTCCGCCTATCGAGGGCTTCATGCCGCCGTTGCTAAGGGCGATATTGCGGCCATCAAGCGCCTTGCTGTAGGAGGCGCGGATCTCAATTCAAAGGACCCCCATGGCCGAACCCCGCTGATGGTCGCCGCCTATCGGCGCAATAAAAAAGCTGCGCGCATATTGATCAAAGCGGGGGCCGACCTCCACGCCCTTGATAGCGAGCAATATGATTTGCTGACCATTGCCTCGGTATTGAATGACATAGAAATGGTGCGGCTCGCCCTCGCCTCGGGCGCCAATGCCAAGCTCATCACAAGCCCCTATCAGGGCACCGCCCTTATCGCCGCCGCGCACCTGGGCCATGTCGAGGTCGTCCAGGCGCTCATCGATGCCAAAGCCCCCCTTGATCACATCAACAACCTGGGCTGGACCGCCCTCATCGAGGCCATTGTTCTGGGCGATGGCGGCCCGCGCCACGAGGCCATTGTCCGGGCCCTGCTAAAAGCGGGCGCCCGGCCCGATTTGCCCGACTCCGCCGGCACCACTCCGCTTCAACTTGCCGAACAAAGAGGGTATTCCAATATGTTTCGTATCTTGCAATCCGCCGGAGGGCGCAGATGA
- a CDS encoding tetratricopeptide repeat protein, whose product MSKENSSALITARPHAPWLWAAAIVVAACLAYWGTVSYPFLHDDLTVISENPVVQEGRVGEALTKDYWSMRAEEGGRDRLYRPLTTLSLIANRWLGGSSAGGGAPVGGSPVGFRVVNILLNALAALLLFWLALALGLSLRAAGAAGLLFAVHPLHTEAVLAVVGRADILAAIGVFGGAIILLGGATGTGVIRSGEARAAKRRGGKQNKSNKNKEVLGTLPRTGWQRAVALAGAFALALFSKETGAALVGLIVLWWGWHRWAVGPVRGGPKGPGSFAGDEKKIDKPSKNNNLSETVGPSSWAFALGRIEIFALGGVLGVYLVMRYLALGMWVRPGAASLLDNPLAHEALAGRLVGALGVMGRFFGLLVWSRPLAIDYSYAQILPWSPESLAWAAVGAGALGLWAWCAWRGRYVRHVAVFGLALFMAGYLPASNFLVPVGTVMAERLMYLPSAGFLLAVLPWIEEKVTKSGARAFLGALAAATLVFGAMSWERASEWSGYLKFWESAARVSPNSARAQRLWGQSLTRAGKFSEAVVPLKKATRIFPKYDPAWTELGIALMQVGKTKEAEATLREALRLNPRSPETLLAIAALFIKGGYLDQARIYLEKAVSLYPRFVEARFRLGNLYMKVRDNKRARVQYNMALIVAPGRGDIHHNMALTLYLSKDYIGARRHALIARKYGVKLHPEFARLIGLAKGGALERPVKKVK is encoded by the coding sequence ATGTCCAAAGAAAATTCAAGCGCTTTGATAACAGCCCGCCCGCATGCGCCATGGCTCTGGGCGGCGGCGATTGTGGTGGCCGCATGTTTGGCCTATTGGGGGACGGTGTCGTACCCGTTTTTGCACGATGATCTGACGGTGATCAGCGAGAATCCGGTTGTTCAGGAAGGGCGGGTGGGGGAGGCGCTCACAAAAGATTATTGGTCGATGCGGGCAGAGGAGGGGGGGCGCGATAGGCTCTACCGCCCGTTGACCACGCTGTCCCTGATTGCGAACCGGTGGCTTGGGGGCAGCTCGGCTGGGGGCGGGGCCCCCGTGGGCGGCTCGCCCGTGGGCTTTCGGGTGGTGAATATTTTATTGAACGCGCTGGCGGCATTGCTTTTATTTTGGCTGGCGCTGGCGCTGGGGCTCTCGCTCCGCGCGGCGGGGGCGGCGGGATTGTTGTTTGCGGTGCATCCGCTGCACACCGAGGCCGTATTGGCGGTGGTGGGGCGGGCGGACATCCTCGCGGCGATTGGGGTTTTTGGGGGGGCGATCATTCTGCTCGGCGGTGCCACTGGCACCGGGGTAATTCGTTCGGGCGAGGCAAGGGCCGCTAAACGTCGTGGCGGAAAACAAAATAAATCAAATAAAAACAAAGAGGTTTTAGGCACCCTGCCCAGGACGGGCTGGCAAAGAGCGGTGGCGCTGGCGGGGGCGTTCGCGCTGGCGCTGTTCTCTAAAGAGACGGGGGCGGCGCTCGTGGGGTTGATCGTGCTCTGGTGGGGCTGGCACCGGTGGGCGGTAGGCCCGGTGCGGGGCGGGCCCAAGGGGCCTGGCTCGTTTGCTGGAGATGAAAAAAAAATAGATAAACCAAGTAAAAACAATAATCTAAGTGAGACGGTGGGGCCTTCAAGCTGGGCCTTTGCGCTTGGGCGGATCGAGATATTCGCCTTAGGCGGCGTCCTCGGGGTTTACCTGGTGATGCGCTACCTGGCGCTCGGAATGTGGGTGCGGCCGGGGGCGGCCTCGCTGCTCGATAACCCGCTGGCGCACGAGGCCCTGGCGGGCAGGCTGGTTGGGGCGTTGGGGGTGATGGGGCGCTTTTTTGGGCTGCTCGTTTGGTCCCGGCCACTGGCGATTGATTACTCGTATGCACAGATTCTGCCCTGGAGCCCGGAGAGCCTGGCGTGGGCGGCTGTAGGAGCGGGGGCGCTTGGTCTTTGGGCCTGGTGCGCTTGGCGCGGGCGCTATGTGCGACATGTGGCTGTCTTTGGGCTCGCGCTGTTCATGGCGGGTTATTTGCCGGCGAGTAATTTTTTGGTGCCCGTCGGGACTGTGATGGCCGAGCGGCTAATGTACTTGCCCTCGGCGGGTTTTCTGCTCGCGGTGCTCCCATGGATTGAAGAGAAGGTGACGAAAAGTGGCGCTAGGGCGTTTTTGGGTGCGCTCGCGGCGGCGACCCTTGTTTTTGGCGCGATGAGCTGGGAGCGCGCTTCGGAGTGGTCTGGCTATCTGAAATTTTGGGAGAGTGCGGCCCGGGTTTCTCCAAACAGTGCGCGTGCGCAGCGTTTGTGGGGACAATCGCTTACCCGCGCGGGGAAATTCAGCGAGGCGGTCGTGCCACTCAAGAAAGCAACGCGGATTTTTCCAAAATACGATCCCGCATGGACTGAGCTTGGTATTGCTTTGATGCAGGTTGGAAAAACAAAAGAGGCGGAAGCTACTCTTAGGGAAGCTCTTCGGCTTAATCCGAGGTCACCTGAGACCCTATTGGCCATAGCCGCTCTTTTTATTAAAGGAGGATATCTCGATCAGGCGCGGATTTATTTGGAAAAAGCAGTGTCACTTTATCCTCGATTTGTTGAGGCGCGGTTTCGATTGGGAAATTTGTATATGAAGGTGCGCGATAACAAACGTGCCAGGGTTCAGTACAACATGGCGCTCATTGTGGCGCCTGGCAGGGGGGATATTCATCACAATATGGCGTTAACTCTATATTTATCAAAAGATTACATCGGAGCCCGCCGTCATGCACTCATCGCTCGTAAGTATGGAGTTAAGCTTCATCCAGAATTTGCTCGTTTAATTGGGCTCGCCAAGGGCGGAGCTTTGGAAAGACCGGTTAAAAAAGTGAAATGA